A region from the uncultured Stenotrophomonas sp. genome encodes:
- a CDS encoding conserved membrane hypothetical protein (Evidence 4 : Homologs of previously reported genes of unknown function), whose translation MSVNRSMSVGLANGVASGALWGVVFLAPAMLAGFAPLQLAASRYLVYGAIAAVLLVPRWPALRAAVGRVEWTALAWLSLLGNLLYYVLLSISVQWSGGAAASLIVGMVPVLVAISGSREPGAVPLPKLAPALALCAAGVVLMGCAAMSSSHVGGTPMRRLLGLVCGVGALLSWTLYSVGNTRWLARLPQVSGHDWSLLTGVATGALALLVAPLAFAGGGQGRPASEWGLFWLVATGVAVFASILGNACWNRASRALPLTLGGQMIVFETLFGLLYGFLWQQRWPTLLEMLAAGCLLAGVVLSAAVHRPAVNVHVAT comes from the coding sequence GTGAGCGTGAACCGTTCGATGAGCGTCGGCCTTGCCAATGGCGTGGCCTCCGGTGCGTTGTGGGGCGTGGTGTTCCTGGCGCCGGCGATGCTGGCCGGGTTCGCGCCGCTGCAACTGGCCGCCTCGCGTTATCTGGTCTACGGCGCCATCGCGGCGGTGCTGCTGGTACCGCGTTGGCCGGCGTTGCGCGCCGCCGTCGGCCGTGTCGAATGGACCGCGCTGGCATGGCTGAGCCTGCTCGGCAACCTGCTCTACTACGTGCTGCTGTCCATTTCGGTGCAATGGAGTGGTGGTGCGGCGGCGTCGCTGATCGTCGGTATGGTGCCGGTGCTGGTGGCGATCAGCGGTTCGCGCGAACCGGGCGCGGTGCCGCTGCCGAAACTGGCACCGGCGCTGGCCCTGTGCGCGGCCGGCGTGGTGCTGATGGGATGTGCGGCGATGTCGTCCTCGCATGTGGGCGGGACACCCATGCGGCGCTTGCTGGGCTTGGTGTGCGGGGTGGGGGCGCTGCTGTCGTGGACGCTGTATTCGGTGGGCAACACGCGCTGGCTGGCGCGGCTGCCGCAGGTGTCCGGGCACGACTGGTCGCTGCTGACCGGGGTGGCCACCGGCGCACTGGCATTGCTGGTCGCGCCGTTGGCCTTCGCCGGCGGTGGGCAGGGTCGGCCCGCGTCCGAATGGGGCCTGTTCTGGCTGGTGGCGACGGGTGTGGCGGTGTTTGCCTCGATCCTCGGCAACGCCTGCTGGAACCGCGCCAGCCGCGCGCTGCCGCTGACCCTGGGCGGGCAGATGATCGTGTTCGAGACACTGTTCGGCCTGCTCTACGGCTTCCTGTGGCAACAACGCTGGCCGACGCTGCTGGAAATGCTGGCCGCCGGCTGCCTGCTCGCCGGCGTGGTGCTGAGTGCCGCGGTGCATCGTCCGGCGGTCAACGTGCACGTGGCCACGTAG
- a CDS encoding Transcriptional regulator, AraC family: protein MNAVPALAAATAVRTDCAMPATARHLRRYLQPTGLECHDHAQWVLPLRGDLQFEVGGAGGSLDLLQGAFVAPGETHDLEALGDNCCLIIDCHPGVLDDDTLEHLCRQRWLALSRDIRRQLQDIHANGVGTDPLPQLLRYFAPAGSGARLQALCMAIAAAPGADWTVARMAAEVGVGGSRLHALFAREFGLSPQAWVSGARLRWAKRQLLAGTAGISDIALRAGYSEQSALTRALRRETGMTPRQWRRAGSSLGQYAQG, encoded by the coding sequence ATGAACGCCGTGCCCGCGCTTGCGGCCGCCACCGCCGTGCGCACAGACTGCGCCATGCCTGCTACCGCGCGCCACCTGCGACGCTATCTCCAGCCCACCGGGCTGGAATGCCACGACCATGCGCAGTGGGTGCTGCCGCTGCGCGGCGATCTGCAGTTCGAGGTGGGCGGCGCGGGCGGCAGCCTGGACCTGCTGCAGGGCGCCTTCGTCGCGCCGGGCGAAACCCACGACCTGGAAGCATTGGGCGACAACTGCTGCCTGATCATCGACTGCCATCCCGGCGTGCTCGACGACGACACGCTCGAGCACTTGTGCCGGCAGCGTTGGCTGGCGCTGTCCCGGGACATCCGCCGGCAGTTGCAGGACATCCATGCCAATGGCGTGGGAACGGACCCGTTGCCGCAACTGCTGCGCTATTTCGCCCCGGCTGGCAGCGGCGCGCGCCTGCAGGCGCTGTGCATGGCCATCGCGGCTGCGCCCGGCGCGGACTGGACGGTGGCGCGGATGGCGGCCGAGGTCGGGGTCGGTGGCAGCCGCCTGCATGCCTTGTTCGCCCGCGAATTCGGGCTTTCGCCGCAGGCCTGGGTCAGCGGCGCGCGCCTGCGCTGGGCCAAGCGGCAACTGCTGGCCGGCACTGCCGGCATCAGCGACATCGCCCTGCGCGCCGGCTATTCCGAACAGAGCGCATTGACCCGCGCGCTGCGCCGGGAAACCGGGATGACGCCGCGGCAATGGCGGCGGGCGGGCAGTAGCCTGGGTCAATACGCCCAAGGGTGA
- the alh gene encoding putative aldehyde dehydrogenase family 7 member A1 homolog (Evidence 3 : Function proposed based on presence of conserved amino acid motif, structural feature or limited homology) — protein MSFELLKALGLDASNAGTYLGNGEWSTATGAGVLSPRNPTTGEVIAQVQATTEADYETVIARAQEAYKVWRTTPAPRRGEAVRLCGEALRRHKDALGSLVALEMGKSKPEGDGEVQEMIDIADFALGQSRMLYGYTMHSERPGHRMYEQYHPLGLVGIISAFNFPVAVWAWNAFLAAICGDVCLWKPSNKTPLTAIATMKICNEALKEGGFPDIFFLVNDAGTALSEKMVDDKRVPLISFTGSTRIGRIVNERVARRLGRCLLELGGNNAIIVAPSADLDMAARGIVFGAIGTAGQRCTTTRRLIVHESIYDNVLATLVKAYRQVEGKIGDPLDAANLMGPLNSPEAVQQFLASIEKAKATGGTVETGGTAIDRPGNFVLPAIVTGLKNTDEIVQHETFAPILYVMKYSTLDEAIDMQNGVPQGLSSSIFTTNLKSAEKFLSAAGSDCGIANVNIGTSGAEIGGAFGGEKDTGGGRESGSDAWKVYMRRQTNTINYSDSLPLAQGIKFDL, from the coding sequence ATGTCCTTCGAACTGCTCAAGGCGCTCGGCCTCGACGCTTCCAACGCTGGCACCTATTTGGGTAACGGGGAATGGTCCACCGCCACCGGCGCTGGCGTGTTGTCGCCGCGCAACCCGACCACCGGCGAGGTGATCGCGCAGGTGCAGGCCACCACCGAGGCCGACTACGAGACCGTCATCGCCCGCGCGCAGGAGGCCTACAAGGTCTGGCGCACCACCCCGGCACCGCGCCGCGGCGAGGCCGTGCGCCTGTGCGGCGAGGCGCTGCGCAGGCACAAGGACGCGCTGGGCTCGCTGGTCGCGCTGGAAATGGGCAAGTCCAAGCCGGAAGGCGACGGTGAAGTGCAGGAGATGATCGACATCGCCGACTTCGCGCTGGGCCAGAGCCGCATGCTGTACGGCTACACCATGCATTCCGAGCGCCCCGGCCACCGCATGTACGAGCAGTACCACCCGCTGGGCCTGGTCGGCATCATCTCGGCGTTCAACTTCCCGGTGGCGGTGTGGGCGTGGAATGCATTTCTTGCCGCCATCTGCGGCGACGTGTGCCTCTGGAAGCCGTCCAACAAGACCCCGCTGACCGCCATCGCGACGATGAAGATCTGCAACGAGGCGCTGAAGGAAGGCGGCTTCCCGGACATCTTCTTCCTGGTCAACGACGCCGGCACCGCGCTGTCGGAGAAGATGGTCGATGACAAGCGCGTGCCGCTGATCTCCTTCACCGGCTCGACCCGCATCGGCCGCATCGTCAACGAGCGCGTGGCGCGCCGCCTCGGCCGCTGCCTGCTGGAGCTGGGCGGCAACAACGCCATCATCGTGGCGCCGAGCGCCGACCTCGACATGGCCGCGCGCGGCATTGTGTTCGGCGCCATCGGCACCGCCGGCCAGCGCTGCACCACCACCCGCCGCCTGATCGTCCACGAATCCATCTACGACAATGTGCTGGCCACACTGGTCAAGGCCTACAGGCAGGTCGAAGGCAAGATCGGCGACCCGCTGGACGCGGCCAACCTGATGGGCCCGCTGAACAGCCCGGAGGCCGTACAGCAGTTCCTCGCCTCCATCGAGAAGGCCAAGGCCACCGGCGGCACCGTCGAGACCGGCGGCACCGCCATCGACCGCCCCGGCAACTTCGTGCTGCCGGCGATCGTCACCGGCCTGAAGAACACCGATGAAATCGTCCAGCACGAAACCTTCGCGCCGATCCTGTACGTGATGAAATATTCGACGCTGGACGAAGCCATCGACATGCAGAACGGCGTGCCGCAGGGCCTGTCCTCGTCGATCTTCACCACCAACCTGAAGTCGGCCGAGAAGTTCCTGTCGGCGGCCGGCAGCGACTGCGGCATCGCCAACGTCAACATCGGCACCAGTGGCGCCGAGATCGGTGGCGCGTTCGGCGGCGAGAAGGACACCGGCGGCGGCCGCGAATCCGGCTCGGACGCGTGGAAGGTCTACATGCGCCGGCAGACCAATACCATCAACTACTCCGATTCGCTGCCGCTGGCGCAGGGCATCAAGTTCGACCTGTGA
- a CDS encoding conserved hypothetical protein (Evidence 4 : Homologs of previously reported genes of unknown function) produces the protein MSIPAPRQTSTLAVIALVAGILGWTLLPFLGSLGGIIFGHMARGEIRRGNGQLDGDGLAVTGLVLGWINVGLWIAGIIAFIMFFGGLAWLAAVNS, from the coding sequence ATGAGCATCCCCGCCCCTCGCCAGACCAGCACCCTCGCCGTCATCGCCCTGGTCGCCGGCATCCTCGGCTGGACCCTGCTGCCATTCCTGGGCAGTCTCGGCGGCATCATCTTCGGCCACATGGCGCGCGGAGAAATCCGCCGCGGCAACGGCCAGCTCGACGGCGACGGCCTGGCCGTCACCGGTCTGGTGCTGGGCTGGATCAACGTCGGCCTGTGGATCGCCGGCATCATCGCCTTCATCATGTTCTTCGGCGGCCTGGCCTGGCTGGCTGCCGTCAACTCCTGA
- the pyrD gene encoding dihydro-orotate oxidase, FMN-linked (Evidence 2a : Function of homologous gene experimentally demonstrated in an other organism; PubMedId : 12824540, 2992959; Product type e : enzyme), with protein MYPLARPFLFTLDAERAHGLGLGALDLAWRTGTTPLLAGRIEALPTKLLGLEFPNPVGLAAGLDKNGEHIDALFALGFGFVEIGTITPRPQAGNPKPRMFRLPQHLAIINRMGFNNAGVDALVKNVERSRRRKGPLGINIGKNKDTPNEEALSDYLHCMERVYPLADYITVNISSPNTAGLRELQEEQALRRLVAGLREAQERLAGVHGRRVPMLVKIAPDLNENDIDAAARVLAELDVDGVIATNTTINRDGVESHPHATQAGGLSGAPLMPQSTFVLRRLRARLPERIPLVGVGGIQSGADAVAKMAAGASLVQCYSGLIYRGPALVGECVEAIRRRREAPSRGAVAPL; from the coding sequence ATGTACCCACTTGCCCGCCCCTTCCTGTTCACCCTCGACGCCGAGCGCGCGCACGGCCTTGGCCTCGGCGCACTCGACCTGGCCTGGCGCACCGGCACCACGCCGCTGCTGGCCGGCAGGATCGAGGCACTGCCGACCAAGCTGCTGGGGCTGGAATTCCCCAACCCGGTCGGGCTGGCCGCGGGGCTGGACAAGAACGGCGAGCACATCGACGCCCTGTTCGCGCTGGGCTTCGGCTTCGTCGAGATCGGCACCATCACCCCGCGGCCGCAGGCCGGCAACCCGAAGCCGCGGATGTTCCGGCTGCCGCAGCACCTGGCCATCATCAACCGCATGGGCTTCAACAACGCCGGCGTCGATGCGCTGGTGAAGAACGTCGAGCGCAGCCGGCGCCGCAAGGGTCCGCTGGGCATCAACATCGGCAAGAACAAGGACACGCCCAACGAAGAGGCGCTGTCCGACTATCTGCACTGCATGGAGCGGGTATACCCGCTGGCCGACTACATCACCGTCAACATCTCCTCGCCCAATACCGCCGGCCTGCGCGAACTGCAGGAGGAACAGGCGCTGCGGCGGCTGGTCGCCGGCCTGCGCGAGGCGCAGGAACGGCTGGCCGGCGTGCATGGCCGGCGCGTGCCGATGCTGGTCAAGATCGCCCCGGATCTGAATGAAAACGACATCGATGCCGCCGCGCGGGTGCTTGCCGAGCTGGACGTGGACGGCGTGATCGCCACCAACACCACCATCAACCGCGACGGCGTGGAGAGCCACCCGCACGCGACCCAGGCCGGTGGCCTGTCCGGTGCGCCGCTGATGCCGCAGTCCACCTTCGTCCTGCGCCGGCTGCGCGCGCGCCTGCCCGAGCGCATCCCGCTGGTCGGCGTCGGCGGTATCCAGTCCGGCGCCGATGCGGTGGCCAAGATGGCCGCCGGCGCATCGCTGGTGCAGTGCTACAGCGGGCTGATCTATCGCGGCCCTGCACTGGTCGGCGAATGCGTGGAGGCCATCCGCCGCCGCCGCGAAGCCCCCTCGCGTGGAGCCGTCGCCCCGCTATGA
- the murB gene encoding UDP-N-acetylenolpyruvoylglucosamine reductase translates to MTSTGPWWLAENASLQALNTFHVVAHAPRLLHVADPEALPEALAAAGDGPLLVLGSGSNVLLAADPEGSVLCFDNRDIDILEHRADHAIVRAGAGTSWHELVTWSLGEGLSGLENLALIPGTVGAAPIQNIGAYGAQVGEFIHLVEAWDTQARGWVRLERDACRFGYRDSLFKHEPDRYLITAVQLRLPLLHELRLDYAGIGEELQRMGVELPVAADVANAVIAIRRRKLPDPDVLGNAGSFFKNPQLPCEQAELLLQQHPALPVFPGEDDACRKLSAAWLIEACGWKGHRDGDAGVSPNHALVLVNHGNASGAELLALARRISASVLEKFGVPIEPEPRLVGARW, encoded by the coding sequence ATGACCAGCACCGGGCCCTGGTGGCTGGCCGAAAACGCATCACTGCAAGCGCTCAACACCTTCCACGTCGTCGCCCATGCCCCGCGCCTGCTGCACGTGGCCGACCCGGAGGCATTGCCCGAGGCACTGGCCGCCGCCGGCGACGGCCCGCTGCTGGTGCTGGGCAGCGGCAGCAACGTGCTGCTCGCCGCCGACCCGGAAGGCAGCGTGCTGTGTTTCGACAACCGCGACATCGACATCCTCGAACACCGCGCCGACCACGCCATCGTCCGTGCCGGTGCCGGCACCTCATGGCACGAACTGGTGACCTGGTCGCTGGGCGAAGGCCTGTCCGGGCTGGAGAACCTGGCGCTGATCCCGGGCACCGTCGGCGCCGCGCCGATCCAGAACATCGGCGCCTATGGCGCGCAGGTGGGCGAGTTCATCCACCTGGTCGAAGCCTGGGACACACAGGCGCGCGGCTGGGTACGGCTGGAGCGCGACGCCTGCCGTTTCGGCTACCGCGACAGCCTGTTCAAGCACGAACCGGACCGCTACCTGATCACCGCCGTGCAGTTGCGGCTGCCGCTGCTGCACGAGTTGCGCCTGGACTACGCCGGCATCGGCGAGGAACTGCAGCGGATGGGCGTGGAACTGCCGGTGGCGGCCGACGTCGCCAACGCCGTCATCGCCATCCGCCGCCGCAAGCTGCCCGACCCGGACGTGCTGGGCAACGCCGGCAGCTTCTTCAAGAACCCGCAACTGCCGTGCGAGCAGGCCGAGCTGCTGCTGCAACAACATCCCGCGCTGCCGGTGTTCCCCGGCGAGGACGACGCCTGCCGCAAGCTGTCGGCGGCATGGTTGATCGAAGCCTGCGGCTGGAAGGGCCACCGCGACGGCGACGCAGGCGTGTCGCCCAACCATGCGCTGGTGCTGGTCAACCACGGCAACGCCAGCGGCGCTGAACTGCTGGCGCTGGCGCGGCGCATTTCCGCCTCCGTGCTGGAGAAATTCGGCGTACCCATCGAACCCGAGCCACGGCTGGTCGGCGCACGCTGGTGA
- a CDS encoding putative transmembrane protein (Evidence 3 : Function proposed based on presence of conserved amino acid motif, structural feature or limited homology) encodes MNAIATPGATPLRAMLLMFGSATAFGLMAITIRLATAHVPTQEVAFFRNAFGLLVLLPILLRPGHAPLRTRQLPRYLLRSSIGLASMLCGFWALGHLPLSQAVSLSYSAPLFVTIAAVLWLGEVVRMRRWAAVVAGFVGVLVIVRPGSSGFQAGALIAVAAAMLSALVSIQIKQLTRIDGPDTVVFYTYVFWVPLSLVPALFVWVWPTGIAWLWLLATGVMGTVGQLLWTRALKLGEVSALTPISFTQLPLVVLLGWLLFGETVDRWTVLGAAIILGANAYIAHREAVLVRRAASQAPCATAKVNE; translated from the coding sequence GTGAACGCCATCGCCACGCCCGGCGCAACGCCGCTGCGCGCCATGCTGCTGATGTTCGGCAGCGCGACGGCCTTCGGCCTGATGGCCATCACCATCCGCCTCGCCACCGCCCACGTGCCCACACAGGAGGTGGCGTTCTTCCGCAACGCCTTCGGCCTGCTGGTCTTGCTGCCGATCCTGCTGCGTCCCGGCCACGCTCCGCTACGCACCCGGCAACTGCCGCGCTACCTGCTGCGCAGCAGCATCGGCCTGGCCTCGATGCTGTGCGGTTTCTGGGCGCTGGGCCACCTGCCGCTGTCGCAGGCGGTGTCGTTGTCGTATTCCGCGCCACTGTTCGTGACCATCGCCGCGGTACTGTGGCTGGGCGAAGTCGTGCGCATGCGCCGCTGGGCCGCGGTCGTGGCCGGCTTCGTCGGCGTGCTGGTGATCGTGCGCCCCGGCTCCAGCGGCTTCCAGGCCGGCGCGCTGATCGCGGTGGCCGCGGCGATGTTGAGCGCGCTGGTGTCGATCCAGATCAAGCAGCTCACCCGCATCGACGGCCCGGACACCGTGGTGTTCTACACCTATGTCTTCTGGGTGCCCCTGTCGCTGGTGCCGGCGCTGTTCGTCTGGGTCTGGCCCACCGGCATCGCTTGGCTGTGGCTGCTGGCCACCGGCGTGATGGGCACCGTGGGCCAACTGCTGTGGACGCGCGCGCTCAAGCTCGGCGAAGTCTCCGCCCTGACCCCGATCAGCTTCACCCAGCTGCCGCTGGTTGTGCTGCTGGGTTGGCTGCTGTTCGGCGAAACCGTGGACCGCTGGACCGTGCTCGGCGCGGCCATCATCCTCGGTGCCAACGCCTACATCGCCCACCGCGAGGCGGTGCTGGTGCGCAGGGCCGCCTCGCAGGCGCCATGTGCCACCGCCAAGGTCAACGAATAA
- a CDS encoding hypothetical protein (Evidence 5 : No homology to any previously reported sequences) — protein sequence MISIPVSPASHRRLATASKWLCLAAYVVVVLVFSLSGLGNYRKANAILKDHAVVSAPVELDSIEEKHGRKGRVSNQYHFNYAFEANGVTHRGSFTTSEGNADRYLEDGATVEIAYSRSEPARFERLGLLENNKSLGGVLTRLCISLILMALLAFVAHLLITRKLFVAKPEAVAQ from the coding sequence ATGATCAGCATCCCCGTTTCCCCCGCTTCCCACCGGCGCCTGGCCACCGCTTCCAAATGGCTTTGCCTGGCTGCCTACGTGGTGGTCGTGTTGGTGTTCTCCCTGTCGGGGCTGGGCAATTACCGCAAGGCCAACGCCATCCTCAAGGACCATGCCGTGGTCAGCGCGCCGGTCGAGCTGGATTCCATCGAGGAAAAACATGGTCGCAAGGGCCGCGTTTCCAATCAGTACCATTTCAACTATGCGTTCGAAGCCAACGGCGTTACCCATCGCGGCAGCTTCACCACGTCCGAAGGCAACGCCGACCGCTATCTGGAAGATGGCGCCACGGTCGAGATCGCCTATTCCAGGTCCGAACCGGCACGCTTCGAGCGGCTCGGCCTGCTGGAAAACAACAAGAGCCTGGGCGGCGTCCTGACGCGCCTTTGCATCAGCCTGATCCTGATGGCGTTGCTGGCCTTCGTCGCGCACCTGCTCATCACCCGCAAGCTGTTCGTGGCGAAGCCGGAAGCCGTCGCGCAGTGA
- a CDS encoding conserved hypothetical protein (Evidence 4 : Homologs of previously reported genes of unknown function), whose protein sequence is MTTAPDAGMEAIDSTGMAANVADLPLPPPSMPVPDFPDLLGRHMRRIRASAAGVASEIGISREAVNNWRQGYSLPSRKHRDKLLACANHLRLTEQESNELLAAAGFEPEFPAEQPLQHGIATTTARPATVTALFDRLQHLRPYPVMLMLTQAHWGQPPEREAMLAEARSRYGTGRVLHLQPAFSAGAEGEDYFAALGRQCGFAGVDSDYALEMELGRLLQQSPPLFCLVSRFEQGAPAQRDVLAGILRSLSEMHSGQLHLLICGGAALADLKYQGGDLSLLNIAATESWPELTCDDLQRMDARFAGDAPRTARVLRLSGGHPLLASAALSLLAQDEDASDTDVVAQLAQHPPLWQSLLPLMREPGTRAPIVEWLDRPRLAPARPYLFDPLLRQLYWANLLAVRRDADGAWLEWRCEAIRDAARMIAASLDTVCP, encoded by the coding sequence GTGACCACCGCGCCGGACGCGGGCATGGAGGCGATTGACAGCACCGGCATGGCAGCTAACGTGGCGGACCTGCCACTGCCGCCACCCTCCATGCCCGTCCCGGATTTCCCCGACCTGCTCGGCCGCCACATGCGCCGCATCCGTGCCAGCGCGGCAGGCGTGGCCAGCGAGATCGGCATCAGCCGCGAGGCCGTCAACAACTGGCGGCAGGGGTATTCATTGCCCAGCCGCAAGCACCGCGACAAGCTGCTGGCCTGCGCCAACCACCTGCGCCTGACCGAGCAGGAAAGCAACGAGCTGCTCGCCGCAGCCGGCTTCGAGCCGGAGTTTCCCGCCGAACAACCGCTGCAACACGGCATCGCCACCACCACCGCGCGGCCCGCCACGGTGACCGCCCTGTTCGACCGGCTGCAACACCTGCGTCCCTACCCTGTGATGCTGATGTTGACCCAGGCGCACTGGGGGCAGCCGCCCGAGCGCGAGGCAATGCTGGCCGAGGCCCGCTCGCGCTACGGCACCGGGCGCGTGCTGCACCTGCAACCAGCATTCAGCGCCGGCGCGGAGGGCGAAGACTATTTCGCCGCGCTGGGCCGCCAATGCGGCTTTGCCGGTGTCGATTCGGACTACGCACTGGAAATGGAACTGGGCCGGCTGTTGCAGCAATCCCCGCCGCTGTTCTGCCTGGTCAGCCGTTTCGAACAGGGCGCGCCCGCACAGCGCGACGTGCTGGCCGGCATCCTGCGCAGCCTCAGCGAGATGCACAGCGGGCAGTTGCACCTGCTGATCTGCGGCGGCGCGGCACTGGCCGACCTCAAGTACCAGGGCGGCGACCTGTCGCTGCTCAACATCGCCGCCACCGAAAGCTGGCCGGAACTGACCTGCGACGACCTGCAACGCATGGATGCCCGCTTCGCCGGCGATGCACCACGCACCGCACGGGTGCTGCGGCTTTCCGGTGGCCACCCGCTGCTGGCCAGCGCGGCACTTTCGTTGCTGGCACAGGACGAGGACGCCAGCGACACCGACGTCGTGGCCCAGCTCGCCCAGCATCCGCCGCTCTGGCAATCGCTGCTGCCGCTGATGCGCGAGCCAGGCACACGTGCACCGATCGTCGAATGGCTCGACCGCCCACGCTTGGCGCCCGCCCGCCCCTACCTGTTCGACCCGCTGCTGCGCCAGCTTTACTGGGCCAACCTGCTGGCGGTGCGCCGCGACGCCGACGGCGCATGGCTGGAATGGCGCTGCGAGGCCATCCGCGACGCCGCGCGGATGATCGCCGCCAGCCTCGACACGGTTTGCCCGTGA